A stretch of DNA from Sulfurovum zhangzhouensis:
TGTACCAGCAGTTGAAGTATCTACACTTCCTGACTGTACCGGAGTAAGTGTACCGTCTACATTGTCTGTTGCTGTCGCACCGGCATCGCTATAGCTTGAACCTACTGTGATCGTTACTGTAGCACTACCGTTTAATGTTACAACCGGTGCAGTTGTATCAACAACTACATCTTCACATTGACCCGTGATAGGGTTAACGTTCTGACACTGTGCCGCTTCTACGATAACTGTTCTGCTTGCGCTACCTGTATTTCCTGCGTTGTCCGTTGCTGTCCATGTGATCGTATATGTACCAGCAGTTGAAGTATCTACACTTCCTGACTGTACCGGAGTAAGTGTACCGTCTACATTGTCTGTTGCTGTCGCACCGGCATCGCTATAGCTTGAACCTACTGTGATCGTTACTGTAGCACTACCGTTTAATGTTACAACCGGTGCAGTTGTATCAGATGCAACTACGTCTTCTCATTGACCCGTGATAGGGTTAACGTTCTGACACTGTGCCGCTTCTACGATAACTGTTCTGCTTGCGCTACCTGTATTTCCTGCGTTGTCCGTTGCTGTCCATGTAATCGTATAGGTACCAGCAGTTGAAGTATCTACACTTCCTGACTGTACCGGAGTAAGTACACCATCAACATTATCCACTGCTGTCGCACCGGCATCAATATAGCTAGAACCTACTGTGATCGTTACTGTAGCACTACCGTTTAGTGTTACAACAGGTGGTGTTGTATCTACTGTTGTATCCTCAACTACGATCACTGTTCTGCTTGCACTGCCAACATTACCTGCGTTGTCTGTCGCTGTCCATGTGATTGTATAACTACCAGGAGTTGATGTATCCACGCTTCCTGACTGTACTGGAGTAAGTACTCCATCTACATCATCTACTGCTGTCGCACCAGCATCAGTGTAACTCTCACCAACCTTGATCGTCACTGTAGCACTACCATTTAGTGTTACAACTGGTGCTGCAGTATCTGCAACAACAATAACTGTTCTACTTATAGTACCAGTGTTACCTGCCTGGTCTGTTGCTTTATATGTGATTATATATGTACCTGCTACTGCTGTATTAACAGTTCCTGTTTTTACCGGGTCCATTTTTCCATCGAACTCATCGTAAGCAGTTGCACCAGCGTCCATGTATACATCACCAACGCTAATCGTAACTTGAGCATCACCCTGAAGTGTTACTACAGGTGATGATGTATCTTGTGC
This window harbors:
- a CDS encoding DUF5011 domain-containing protein, which gives rise to MTVGSSYSDAGATATDNVDGTLTPVQSGSVDTSTAGTYTITWTATDNAGNTGSASRTVIVEAAQCQNVNPITGQCEDVVVDTTAPVVTLNGSATVTITVGSSYSDAGATATDNVDGTLTPVQSGSVDTSTAGTYTITWTATDNAGNTGSASRTVIVEAAQCQNVNPITGQCEDVIL
- a CDS encoding DUF5011 domain-containing protein is translated as MKYSKIALSLCSVSAAFLLSACGGSGGTTVSATGTFIDAPVENLRYSCDTSGKSGVTDANGQFNCNYGDVVSFQIGAMTIGPVDFVEDMVITPYKLYPTDATAAVRLAQLIQSLDDDGDISERITIVESYANAITEDLDPTLSTFESLAQALLDNVNVTLVDRTTAKAHLAAQDTSSPVVTLQGDAQVTISVGDVYMDAGATAYDEFDGKMDPVKTGTVNTAVAGTYIITYKATDQAGNTGTISRTVIVVADTAAPVVTLNGSATVTIKVGESYTDAGATAVDDVDGVLTPVQSGSVDTSTPGSYTITWTATDNAGNVGSASRTVIVVEDTTVDTTPPVVTLNGSATVTITVGSSYIDAGATAVDNVDGVLTPVQSGSVDTSTAGTYTITWTATDNAGNTGSASRTVIVEAAQCQNVNPITGQ